AGCGCTATCTATAAAAAAACTGGCATAGGTTCCCAGCAGCATCGACATCATGCACACGATCACAGATACGAAAAGCATTGAGGAAAACCTGCGGACCAGTAAGAATGCAATTGCCCCGGGCGCTATCAGAAGTCCGATTGCCAAAATAAGGCCTGCCGCAGACAGCGTGGCAATAATGGTTAAAGACAAAGCTGCCAACAAGCCATAATGTAAACCGTTCACCCAAAGCCCCGAGGCATAGGCCTGCGCAGGGTCAAAACTGTGCAACAGCCAATCTTTCCACTTCAACAGCAGTACAAGCCCAACACCCGCTGAAATCAGCCCCGATGTCCAAAGTTCATGCGGCTCTACCCCCAGCATATTTCCAAACAGGATATGATCCAGATGTGCCCCCGTCTCCACCCCCACATACAGCAGGATGCCCAGCCCAAACATGCCCGAAAATACCACCCCAATCACCGTATCCTGTTTCACGCGGCTATTGCTTGCCAGATAGCCAGTGGCCAAAGCGCAGGTCATGCCAGCGGCAAAGGCACCAATCAGCAAAGGAATTCCAAGAATAGAGGCCACAACAATGCCGGGCAAAATGGCATGGCTGACAGCATCGCCCATCAACGCCCAGCCTTTCATCACCAAGAAACAAGACAGCAATGCGGTGGGCACCGAAACAATGATCGAGATCAGAAAAGCGTTTTGCATGAATGCGAACTGAAACGGCAAAATAAGCGTGTTTACATCCATCACTTTTTTCCTGCAGCATGCGAGGCAAAATGCCCCTGCAGCGCATGTTTGGCTTTGCGTTTTGCGGCCAAAAGCCCATGCGCCGGAGCAAATACAAAAGCAATCAGAAAAATCAACGTCTGCAAAACCACGATGATAGCGCCAGTGGCCCCATCCAAAAAGAAACTAATATAGGCTCCAAAAAAACTGGTCAGCACGCCGATGGCAACCGAGGTCACGATCAAGCGTGAAAATCTATCACAAAGCAAATAGGCGGTTGCACCCGGCGTCACGACCAAAGCGATCACTAAAAAAGCACCGACGGTTTGCATGGCTGCCACCACCGATGCAGACAGTAAAACGAAGAAAATAGCTTTCAAAAGGCCAGGCCGAAGCCCGATTGTGCGGGCGTGGTTTTCATCAAAAAACGTCACCATCAAATCTTTCCACTTGGCCAGCAAAACAGCCAGGGAAACCAAGCTGATAAGCGCCAATTGCAGCGTATCTTGGGGTGTTATTGCCAAGATATTGCCCATCGTAATCACTTGAACCGACACGGATATCGGGTTGATTGAGACGATAAACAAACCCAACCCAAAAAAAGCGGTGAAAATCAATCCGATGATCACATCTGCCTTTAAACCCGATCGCTCGGATAAAAACAGCATGGCCCCGGCGGCCAAAGCGCCAGCAAGAAAGGCGCCAAGCGCGAATGGCAAGCCAAGAATATAGGCTCCCGCCACCCCTGGCACGACCGAGTGGGACAGCGCATCCCCAATCAACGACCAGCCTTTCAGCATCAGATAGGCTGATAAAAAAGCACAGACACCTCCCACCAGAGCAGACACCCACATCGCAGTCGCCATATAGCTATAGGTGAATGGCTGCAGCAAAAGGTCCATCAGCTATTCCCATCGGTCCGCTGCGTCTTGTCGCCATATTGAACAAATGGGCGTTCATCATCGGTAAAGATGGTGATCGCGCGGGCATCTGCATCCTCATGCAGCGCCTCACCCCCTAATGTGAAATGGCGCAACACCCCACCAAAAGCGGCTTCAAGATTTTCGCGGGTGAAGGTTGTTTCGGTTGGTCCATGGCTCAGCACAGTGCCCTTGACCAAAATCGTTCGGTCGCAAAATTCGGGCACCGATCCAAGGTTATGCGTCGAAACCAACATCACGCGCCCCTCGTCTCGCAATTCTTGCAATAACGCAATGATTTGTTCTTCTGTTTTGACGTCAACGCCAGTGAAAGGTTCATCCAGCAAAATCACTTGTCCATCCTGCGCTAAAGAGCGTGCGAGAAAAACCCGTTTGCGCTGCCCGCCCGACAACTCACCGATCTGGCGGGTTTTGAACGCCTGCATATTCACACGGCGCAAGGCCCTATCAACCGCGTCATAATCGATTTGCTTCGGGCGCCGCAAAAACCCCATATGACCATAACGCCCCATCATCACAACATCTTCGACCAAAACCGGAAACGCCCAATCCACCTCTTCGGATTGCGGTACATAAGCAACAAGATTTTTTGCCAAAGCCTGTTTCACGCTCTGACCAAGAATTTTAATAGTGCCCCTGGCGGCGGGAACAAAACCCATAATGGCTTTAAACAAGGTTGATTTACCCGCCCCATTCACGCCTACCAATGCGGTAACCGTGCCGCGCGGAACGTCAAAGCTGGCATCCCAAAGCGCGGTGTGCCCGCTGCGATAGGTCACCGTAACATCGCGCGCCGATATCCCAATATCCGCTGGATTGTTCAGATCATTTCGTGAACTTGGTAAGTCACTCATGGTATTGTCCCTTGCCACATGCGCTGGCGTATTTTCTGGCAAACCAACCGCCGCGCTTTGATCTATAGATCCGACCCCGATGGTTACATAGTCTAATTTGAGCCTCCCGACAGCCCTTTCACAACAGTGCTTGACGTAACCCTTAGAAGATCAAGATAGGTTGGGACTGCGCCAGAGGCTGCGCTCAGACTATCTACGTAAAGCACCCCCCCATACGCTGCGCCTGTTTCGCGGGCCACTTGCTGGGCGGGCGCCGCGTTGACTGTGCTTTCGCAAAACACGGCTGGGATGCCGTGTTTCCTGACGCCATCAATCACCTTGCGCACTTGTTGCGGTGTGCCAACTTGATCCGCGTTCATTGGCCATAAATATAATTCTTTCAACCCAAAATCGCGGGCAAGATAGCTAAAAGCCCCTTCGCAGGTTACCAACCATCGGCGCTGTTCGGGAATGTTTGCAAGCGCCGCACGCAACGGTTCAATGGTTCTGCGCAACTCACCTATATAAGCCTGCGCATTGGCGTTGTATATCGCCGCGTTATCAGGATCATGCTCGATAAAGGCGGCTCGAATATTGTTAATATAAATCACCGCATTGTCTAATCCCATCCAGGCATGCGGATTGGGTAAACCTGCATAGCTTCCGGATTTAATTGAAATGGGTGTGATTCCGTCGGTCAAGGTAACTGAGGGCACCTGTTTCAAGTTTTTAAAGAACTGTTCAAACCAAAGCTCCAAATTCATCCCGTTCCACAAGATCAGATCCGCATCTGAGGCCTTTACGATATCTTGCGGTGTCGGTTGATAGCCATGAATTTCAGCACCTGGCTTGGTAATCGAGACCACATCAGCAGCCTCGCCAGCAACATGTGCCGCCATATCGGCAAGCACTGTAAAGGTGGTCACCACTTTCAGTCGCGCCTCTGCCATTGCGCTTGTTGCGCTCAAACAGGCAAAGAGAGAAGCCGCCAGATACAAGACGCGTGTAAGCATGAAAGATCCTTTGCATGTCGCTCGCTTCTGTAAATGCGAATCACTTGCAACTGTCAAGCCTTATTGCGAGTTAATCGCAACAGCGCCATCATCGAATCACATGCCGCGCCAAATTGAAAATAAATGCACATGATTCATTTTTTTGTTTAAAACGTTGAACGCCGACAGTTGCCTAAGCGCCATCCCAGCGCCGCAACAACCAATACCAT
The sequence above is drawn from the Rhodobacteraceae bacterium IMCC1335 genome and encodes:
- a CDS encoding iron chelate uptake ABC transporter family permease subunit, whose product is MDVNTLILPFQFAFMQNAFLISIIVSVPTALLSCFLVMKGWALMGDAVSHAILPGIVVASILGIPLLIGAFAAGMTCALATGYLASNSRVKQDTVIGVVFSGMFGLGILLYVGVETGAHLDHILFGNMLGVEPHELWTSGLISAGVGLVLLLKWKDWLLHSFDPAQAYASGLWVNGLHYGLLAALSLTIIATLSAAGLILAIGLLIAPGAIAFLLVRRFSSMLFVSVIVCMMSMLLGTYASFFIDSAPAPTIILIMTAIFIVAFFRRQMMTRHASLQPAKNA
- a CDS encoding iron chelate uptake ABC transporter family permease subunit, producing MDLLLQPFTYSYMATAMWVSALVGGVCAFLSAYLMLKGWSLIGDALSHSVVPGVAGAYILGLPFALGAFLAGALAAGAMLFLSERSGLKADVIIGLIFTAFFGLGLFIVSINPISVSVQVITMGNILAITPQDTLQLALISLVSLAVLLAKWKDLMVTFFDENHARTIGLRPGLLKAIFFVLLSASVVAAMQTVGAFLVIALVVTPGATAYLLCDRFSRLIVTSVAIGVLTSFFGAYISFFLDGATGAIIVVLQTLIFLIAFVFAPAHGLLAAKRKAKHALQGHFASHAAGKK
- a CDS encoding manganese/iron ABC transporter ATP-binding protein; the protein is MSDLPSSRNDLNNPADIGISARDVTVTYRSGHTALWDASFDVPRGTVTALVGVNGAGKSTLFKAIMGFVPAARGTIKILGQSVKQALAKNLVAYVPQSEEVDWAFPVLVEDVVMMGRYGHMGFLRRPKQIDYDAVDRALRRVNMQAFKTRQIGELSGGQRKRVFLARSLAQDGQVILLDEPFTGVDVKTEEQIIALLQELRDEGRVMLVSTHNLGSVPEFCDRTILVKGTVLSHGPTETTFTRENLEAAFGGVLRHFTLGGEALHEDADARAITIFTDDERPFVQYGDKTQRTDGNS
- a CDS encoding zinc ABC transporter solute-binding protein: MLTRVLYLAASLFACLSATSAMAEARLKVVTTFTVLADMAAHVAGEAADVVSITKPGAEIHGYQPTPQDIVKASDADLILWNGMNLELWFEQFFKNLKQVPSVTLTDGITPISIKSGSYAGLPNPHAWMGLDNAVIYINNIRAAFIEHDPDNAAIYNANAQAYIGELRRTIEPLRAALANIPEQRRWLVTCEGAFSYLARDFGLKELYLWPMNADQVGTPQQVRKVIDGVRKHGIPAVFCESTVNAAPAQQVARETGAAYGGVLYVDSLSAASGAVPTYLDLLRVTSSTVVKGLSGGSN